A portion of the Pseudomonas sp. GR 6-02 genome contains these proteins:
- a CDS encoding YceI family protein: MFKRFIYKTLASLLLAGVTVSAQANWYLDGESSRLSFVSTKNANISEVQRFLVLHGKVDPKGLAEVEVELESVNSGIPLRDERMRKELFQIQTFPEALITTQIDLRPINDLAPGAQLELRLPVTVDLHGKQHQYNAELLATRLDDRRFQVVTLEPLVISAEDFDLAPGLESLRKLAGLSAISLSVPVGAVLIFTAR; encoded by the coding sequence ATGTTCAAGCGGTTCATCTACAAAACCCTCGCTTCCCTGCTGCTGGCCGGTGTCACCGTGTCGGCCCAGGCCAATTGGTATCTGGACGGCGAGTCCTCGCGGCTGTCGTTTGTCAGCACCAAAAACGCCAACATCTCCGAAGTGCAGCGCTTTCTGGTGCTGCATGGCAAGGTCGACCCCAAGGGGCTGGCCGAGGTGGAAGTCGAGCTGGAGTCGGTTAATAGTGGTATTCCGCTGCGTGACGAACGCATGCGCAAGGAACTGTTCCAGATCCAGACGTTTCCCGAAGCGCTGATCACCACGCAGATCGATTTGCGGCCAATCAACGACCTGGCGCCCGGTGCGCAACTGGAATTGCGCTTGCCGGTGACCGTCGACCTGCATGGCAAGCAACACCAATACAACGCCGAACTGCTGGCGACCCGTCTCGATGACCGGCGCTTTCAAGTAGTGACCCTCGAGCCTTTGGTGATCAGCGCCGAAGATTTCGACCTGGCCCCAGGCCTGGAAAGCTTGCGCAAGCTCGCCGGTTTGTCGGCCATCAGTCTGTCGGTACCGGTGGGTGCGGTGCTGATTTTCACGGCGCGCTGA
- a CDS encoding alkene reductase produces the protein MTTIFDPIKLGDLKLANRIIMAPLTRCRADEGRVPNALMAEYYVQRASAGLILSEATSVTPMGVGYPDTPGIWSNDQVRGWSNVTKAIHGAGGKIFLQLWHVGRISHPSYLNGEAPVAPSAIQPKGHVSLVRPLADYPTPRALETAEIADIVDAYRVGAENAKAAGFDGVEIHGANGYLLDQFLQSSTNQRTDNYGGSLENRARLLLEVTDAVIEVWGAGRVGMHLAPRADSHDMGDDNLSETFTYVARELGKRGIAFICSREKEGADSLGPQLKEAFGGPYIANERFTKDSANEWLASGKADAVAFGVPFIANPDLPARLKADAPLNEPRPELFYGKGPVGYIDYPTL, from the coding sequence ATGACGACAATTTTCGATCCGATCAAACTGGGCGACCTCAAGTTGGCCAACCGCATCATCATGGCACCGTTGACCCGCTGCCGCGCCGACGAAGGCCGTGTGCCGAACGCGCTGATGGCCGAGTATTACGTGCAGCGCGCCTCTGCCGGCCTGATCCTCAGCGAGGCCACGTCGGTCACGCCGATGGGCGTCGGTTACCCGGACACTCCCGGCATCTGGTCCAACGACCAGGTGCGCGGCTGGAGCAATGTGACCAAAGCGATCCACGGCGCGGGCGGCAAAATCTTCCTGCAACTGTGGCACGTGGGTCGGATTTCCCATCCTTCGTACCTGAACGGCGAAGCGCCGGTCGCACCGAGTGCCATCCAGCCTAAAGGCCATGTCAGCCTGGTTCGTCCATTGGCCGACTACCCAACTCCGCGCGCTCTGGAAACTGCTGAAATCGCCGACATCGTCGACGCTTACCGCGTGGGGGCCGAGAATGCCAAGGCCGCCGGTTTCGACGGCGTGGAAATCCACGGTGCCAACGGTTACCTGCTCGACCAGTTCCTGCAAAGCAGCACCAACCAGCGCACCGACAACTACGGTGGCTCCCTGGAAAACCGTGCGCGCCTGTTGCTGGAAGTGACTGACGCCGTGATCGAAGTCTGGGGCGCTGGCCGCGTCGGCATGCACCTGGCACCGCGCGCCGACTCCCATGACATGGGCGACGACAACCTGTCCGAGACCTTCACCTACGTCGCTCGCGAACTGGGAAAACGCGGCATCGCGTTCATCTGCTCGCGCGAAAAAGAAGGCGCCGACAGCCTCGGCCCGCAATTGAAAGAAGCCTTCGGCGGCCCGTACATCGCCAACGAACGCTTCACCAAGGACAGCGCCAACGAGTGGCTGGCCAGCGGCAAGGCCGACGCGGTGGCGTTTGGTGTGCCGTTCATCGCCAACCCGGACCTGCCAGCGCGCTTGAAGGCCGATGCACCGCTGAACGAGCCGCGTCCGGAACTGTTCTACGGCAAGGGCCCGGTCGGTTATATCGACTATCCGACGCTGTAA
- a CDS encoding phospholipase D-like domain-containing protein, translated as MRGAIFPWREGNRFELLIDGPQFFPRMLVAIARAEEQVELELYLVEAGACAEAMVQALVQAAERGVRVRCLFDDYGSLAFTLTLRQRLMAAGVELRFYNRLSWRRWVGNFYRDHRKLLLVDQSLAVVGGTGVTDEFWSPGEDTCEWHEVMVEITGPLVIDWQLLFDRQWIANRYRRAWKPVSHFGLPRLPRVPVMGEGMGRVAYADARQHRDILQSLIRALNSGKQRIWLATPYFLPTWKVRRSLRRAANRGVDVRLLLTGPRTDHPSVRYAGHRYYPRLLRAGVKIFEYQPCFLHLKMVLIDDWVSIGSCNFDHWNLRFNLEANLEALDPGLTRAVAASFENDFALSQEVSLEAWKRRPLWRRVKQRVWGWVDRVVVNLLDRRG; from the coding sequence ATGCGTGGTGCAATTTTTCCGTGGCGCGAAGGCAATCGCTTCGAACTGCTGATCGACGGCCCGCAGTTTTTCCCGCGCATGCTGGTGGCGATTGCCCGCGCCGAAGAACAAGTCGAGCTGGAGCTGTACCTGGTGGAGGCAGGGGCCTGCGCTGAGGCGATGGTTCAGGCGCTGGTCCAGGCGGCCGAGCGTGGCGTGCGGGTACGCTGTCTGTTCGATGACTATGGCAGCCTGGCCTTCACCCTGACTTTGCGTCAGCGCCTGATGGCCGCCGGGGTCGAGTTGCGTTTTTACAATCGGCTGAGCTGGCGACGCTGGGTGGGCAACTTCTATCGCGATCACCGCAAGTTGCTGCTGGTGGATCAATCCCTGGCGGTCGTTGGTGGCACCGGGGTCACCGATGAGTTCTGGTCGCCGGGCGAAGACACCTGCGAATGGCACGAAGTGATGGTGGAAATCACCGGTCCCCTGGTCATCGACTGGCAATTGCTGTTCGACCGCCAATGGATCGCCAACCGCTATCGGCGTGCCTGGAAACCCGTTTCACACTTCGGTCTACCGCGCCTGCCGCGAGTGCCGGTGATGGGCGAGGGCATGGGCCGGGTCGCTTATGCCGACGCCCGCCAGCACCGGGACATTCTGCAATCGCTGATTCGCGCGCTGAACAGCGGCAAGCAGCGAATCTGGCTGGCCACGCCCTATTTCCTGCCAACCTGGAAAGTCCGCCGCTCGCTGCGCCGGGCGGCGAATCGCGGCGTCGATGTGCGTCTGCTGCTGACCGGGCCGCGTACTGATCACCCGTCGGTGCGCTACGCCGGGCATCGCTACTACCCGCGACTGCTCAGGGCCGGGGTGAAGATCTTCGAATACCAGCCGTGTTTCCTGCACCTGAAAATGGTGTTGATCGACGATTGGGTGAGTATCGGCTCATGTAATTTCGATCACTGGAATCTGCGCTTCAATCTGGAGGCCAACCTCGAAGCCCTGGACCCGGGGCTGACCCGAGCGGTGGCGGCGAGTTTCGAGAATGACTTTGCCTTGAGCCAGGAAGTCAGTCTTGAGGCGTGGAAGCGCCGACCGTTGTGGCGGCGGGTCAAGCAGAGGGTTTGGGGATGGGTGGATCGGGTGGTGGTGAATCTGCTGGATCGGCGGGGGTAG
- a CDS encoding lysophospholipid acyltransferase family protein, producing the protein MSRLRVYARIARVLMVVALGLTMASVFGAFERLGIAHSMVRRQRWSRFFMARLSNALPFHVTVHGQLPKAPMLWVSNHVSWTDIPLLGMLTPLSFLSKAEVRTWPVAGWLAAKAGSLFIRRGSGDSQLIRKQMTRHLEQEHPLLMFPEGTTTDGRSLRTFHGRLLSAAIDSEVALQPVAIRYLRNGELDTLAPFIGDDDLLSHLMRLFANDRGEVEIHLLKPIECQDRERAALAFEAQQAVQKALFGAIPEPRQVPIRPAIAA; encoded by the coding sequence ATGAGCCGCTTGCGGGTGTACGCGCGAATTGCGCGAGTGCTGATGGTGGTGGCGCTGGGCTTGACCATGGCCAGTGTGTTCGGCGCGTTCGAACGACTGGGGATTGCCCATTCAATGGTCCGTCGCCAGCGCTGGTCGCGGTTTTTCATGGCGCGGCTGAGCAATGCCCTGCCCTTTCATGTCACCGTCCATGGTCAATTGCCGAAGGCGCCGATGCTCTGGGTCAGCAACCATGTGTCCTGGACCGACATTCCGCTGCTGGGCATGCTCACGCCGCTGTCGTTCCTGTCCAAGGCTGAAGTGCGCACCTGGCCGGTGGCGGGCTGGTTGGCGGCCAAGGCTGGCAGCCTGTTCATTCGCCGTGGTTCAGGCGACAGTCAGTTGATCCGCAAACAGATGACTCGCCATCTGGAACAGGAACACCCGCTGCTGATGTTCCCGGAAGGCACCACCACCGATGGCCGTTCGCTGCGCACCTTCCACGGTCGTTTGCTGTCTGCGGCGATCGACTCCGAAGTGGCGCTGCAACCGGTGGCGATTCGTTATCTGCGCAACGGCGAGCTGGATACCCTGGCACCGTTCATTGGCGATGATGATTTGCTGTCGCACCTGATGCGCTTGTTCGCCAATGATCGGGGTGAGGTGGAGATTCATCTGCTCAAGCCGATCGAGTGCCAGGACCGGGAACGCGCGGCGCTGGCGTTCGAGGCGCAGCAGGCGGTGCAGAAGGCGTTGTTTGGGGCGATTCCGGAACCCCGGCAAGTCCCGATTCGCCCCGCCATCGCCGCTTAA
- a CDS encoding MFS transporter, protein MPLSLLILALSAFAIGTTEFVIMGLLPDVAADLGVSIPGAGWLVTGYALGVAIGAPFMALATARLPRKAALVALMGIFIIGNLLCALASDYNVLMFARVVTALCHGAFFGIGSVVAAGLVPANKRASAVALMFTGLTLANVLGVPLGTALGQEAGWRSTFWAVTVIGVVALIGLIRFLPAKRDEEKLDMRAELRALKGAGIWLSLSMTALFAASVFTLFTYVAPLLGEVTGVSPRGVTWTLVLIGLGLTVGNIIGGKLADKGMAATLIGVFITMAVVSTVLTWTSVALIPTEITLFLWATACFAAVPALQVNVVTFGKAAPNLVSTLNIGAFNVGNALGAWVGGSVIAHGFGLTRVPLAAAALAVLALLVTLITFRQSGDAELAPATH, encoded by the coding sequence ATGCCCCTCTCGCTACTCATTCTGGCCTTGAGCGCCTTCGCCATCGGCACCACCGAGTTCGTCATCATGGGCTTGCTGCCCGATGTGGCGGCGGACCTCGGCGTGTCGATCCCCGGCGCCGGCTGGCTGGTGACCGGTTACGCCCTGGGCGTGGCCATCGGCGCGCCGTTCATGGCACTGGCCACCGCCAGGCTGCCGCGCAAGGCCGCATTGGTAGCGTTGATGGGGATTTTCATCATCGGCAACCTGCTCTGCGCCCTGGCCAGTGACTACAACGTCCTGATGTTTGCCCGTGTGGTCACCGCCTTGTGCCATGGCGCGTTCTTCGGCATCGGTTCGGTGGTGGCGGCAGGCCTGGTGCCGGCCAACAAACGTGCGTCGGCCGTGGCCCTGATGTTCACCGGCCTGACCCTGGCCAACGTCCTCGGCGTACCGCTGGGCACCGCGCTCGGCCAGGAAGCCGGCTGGCGTTCGACCTTCTGGGCAGTGACCGTGATCGGTGTGGTTGCGCTGATCGGCCTGATCCGCTTCCTGCCGGCCAAGCGCGATGAAGAGAAACTCGACATGCGCGCCGAACTGCGCGCCCTCAAGGGGGCCGGTATCTGGTTATCCCTGAGCATGACCGCCTTGTTCGCCGCGTCGGTCTTCACCTTGTTCACCTATGTCGCGCCGCTGTTGGGCGAAGTCACTGGTGTTTCCCCGCGTGGCGTGACCTGGACCCTGGTGCTCATCGGCCTGGGCCTGACAGTCGGCAACATCATCGGCGGCAAGCTGGCTGACAAAGGCATGGCGGCGACGCTGATCGGCGTGTTCATCACCATGGCGGTGGTCTCCACCGTGCTGACCTGGACCAGCGTGGCCCTGATCCCGACCGAAATCACCCTGTTCCTCTGGGCCACCGCGTGCTTTGCCGCCGTGCCGGCACTGCAAGTCAACGTGGTGACCTTCGGCAAGGCTGCACCGAACCTGGTGTCGACCCTGAACATCGGCGCCTTCAACGTCGGCAACGCACTCGGTGCCTGGGTCGGCGGCAGCGTCATCGCCCACGGCTTCGGCCTGACCCGCGTGCCACTCGCGGCAGCCGCACTGGCGGTGCTCGCCCTGCTGGTGACCCTGATTACTTTCCGTCAGAGCGGCGATGCCGAGCTGGCCCCCGCTACCCATTAA
- a CDS encoding ArsR/SmtB family transcription factor, with amino-acid sequence MNLDLDEIIKALAHPVRREILHWLKDPAVEFPDQTHSNEHGVCAGQIDQRCGLSQSTVSAHLATLQRAGLISSRKVGQWHFFKRNEETIQEFLRTFSKEL; translated from the coding sequence ATGAACCTCGACCTCGACGAAATAATAAAAGCCCTGGCACATCCGGTACGGCGAGAAATCCTGCACTGGCTCAAAGACCCGGCCGTCGAATTTCCCGACCAGACCCACAGCAACGAGCACGGCGTCTGCGCCGGGCAGATCGATCAACGTTGCGGTTTGTCGCAGTCCACGGTGTCCGCACACCTGGCGACCCTGCAACGCGCCGGCCTGATCAGCAGCCGCAAAGTCGGCCAGTGGCATTTTTTCAAACGCAACGAGGAAACCATCCAGGAGTTCCTTCGCACCTTCAGCAAAGAGCTCTGA
- a CDS encoding acyl carrier protein phosphodiesterase: MNYLAHLHLGGQRPGQMLGSLYGDFVKGRLQGQFDPEVEAAIQLHRSIDVFTDRHPLVDVSLSRFSITRRRYAGIVLDVFFDHCLARDWALYADRPLGQFTSDVYRVLLAEPQLPERLAKIAPHMVANDWLGAYQEFEVLEQVLRGISRRLTRPEELAAAMQELRRLYEPLSEDFRLFYPQLQDFVQSQPAT, translated from the coding sequence ATGAACTATCTCGCACATCTGCACCTCGGTGGCCAACGCCCCGGTCAAATGCTCGGCAGTCTGTATGGCGACTTCGTCAAGGGACGGCTGCAGGGGCAGTTCGATCCGGAGGTCGAGGCAGCCATCCAGTTGCATCGCAGCATCGATGTCTTCACCGACCGTCATCCGTTGGTGGATGTCTCGTTGTCACGGTTTTCCATCACGCGCAGGCGTTACGCCGGGATCGTGCTCGATGTGTTTTTCGACCATTGCCTGGCGCGGGACTGGGCGCTGTACGCCGACCGTCCGCTGGGGCAATTCACCTCGGATGTTTACCGGGTGCTGCTGGCCGAGCCACAGTTGCCGGAGCGCCTGGCGAAGATTGCGCCGCACATGGTGGCCAATGACTGGTTGGGGGCTTATCAGGAGTTCGAAGTGCTTGAGCAGGTGCTGCGGGGGATTTCACGCAGACTGACGCGACCCGAGGAGCTGGCCGCGGCAATGCAAGAGTTGCGGCGGTTGTATGAACCGTTGAGCGAGGATTTTCGGTTGTTTTATCCGCAGCTTCAGGATTTTGTGCAGAGTCAGCCGGCGACATAA
- the bglX gene encoding beta-glucosidase BglX, whose product MKKLCLLGLFVSLASHTVLAATTPAPIENKDAFISHLMKQMTLDEKIGQLRLISIGPEMPRELIRKEIAAGNIGGTFNSITRAENRPMQDAAMRSRLKIPMFFAYDVIHGHRTIFPIPLALASSWDMDAIGRSGRIAAQEAAADSLDITFAPMVDISRDPRWGRTSEGFGEDTYLVSRIAGVMVKALQGSGANAADSIMASVKHFALYGAVEGGRDYNVVDMSPVKMYQDYLPPYRAAIDAGAGGVMVALNSINGVPATANTWLMNDLLRKEWGFKGLAVSDHGAIFELIKHGVARDGREAAKLAIKAGIDMSMNDTLYGKELPGLLKSGEIEQKDIDNAVREVLAAKYDMGLFKDPYLRIGKAEDDPADTYAESRLHRAEARDVARRSLVLLKNQGDTLPLKKTAKIALVGPLAKAPIDMMGSWAAAGKPAQSVTLFDGMTNALGAQSTLIYARGANITDDKKILDYLNFLNFDAPEVVDDPRPANVLIDEAVKAAKDADVVVAAVGESRGMSHESSSRTDLNIPGNQRELIRALKATGKPLVLVLMNGRPLSILEEKEQADAILETWFSGTEGGNAIADVLFGDYNPSGKLPITVPRSVGQIPTYYNHLSIGRPFTPGKPGNYTSQYFEDTTGPLFPFGFGLSYTQFSLTDMALSSTTLNKTGKLDASVVVKNTGKRDGETVVQLYIQDVTGSMIRPVKELKNFQKVLLKAGEQKVVHFTITEDDLKFYNAQLKYAAEPGKFNVEIGLDSQDVTQQSFELL is encoded by the coding sequence ATGAAGAAGCTGTGTTTGCTGGGCCTGTTCGTCAGCCTGGCCAGTCATACCGTATTGGCCGCCACGACGCCCGCACCGATAGAGAACAAGGACGCCTTCATCAGCCATCTGATGAAACAAATGACCCTCGATGAAAAAATCGGCCAGTTGCGCCTGATCAGCATCGGCCCGGAAATGCCTCGGGAGCTGATCCGCAAGGAAATCGCGGCCGGTAATATCGGTGGCACCTTCAACTCGATCACCCGCGCCGAAAACCGTCCGATGCAGGACGCGGCCATGCGCAGCCGGTTGAAGATCCCGATGTTCTTCGCCTATGACGTGATCCACGGCCACCGCACGATTTTCCCGATTCCCCTGGCCCTGGCCTCGAGCTGGGACATGGACGCCATTGGCCGGTCCGGGCGCATCGCCGCCCAGGAAGCCGCGGCTGACAGCCTCGACATCACTTTCGCGCCGATGGTCGATATCTCCCGCGACCCACGCTGGGGCCGCACCTCCGAAGGCTTCGGCGAAGACACCTACCTGGTTTCGCGAATTGCCGGTGTGATGGTCAAGGCCTTGCAGGGCAGCGGTGCGAACGCGGCTGACAGCATCATGGCCAGCGTCAAGCATTTTGCCTTGTACGGCGCGGTCGAGGGCGGTCGCGACTACAACGTCGTCGACATGAGCCCGGTCAAGATGTACCAGGATTACCTGCCGCCGTACCGCGCCGCCATCGACGCCGGTGCCGGCGGGGTGATGGTTGCGCTGAACTCGATCAACGGCGTACCGGCCACCGCCAACACCTGGCTGATGAACGACCTGCTGCGCAAGGAATGGGGCTTCAAGGGCCTGGCAGTCAGCGACCACGGGGCGATTTTCGAGCTGATCAAACACGGCGTCGCCCGCGACGGTCGTGAAGCGGCGAAGCTGGCGATCAAGGCCGGCATCGACATGAGCATGAACGACACGCTCTACGGCAAAGAGCTGCCGGGACTGCTCAAATCCGGCGAGATCGAACAGAAAGACATCGACAACGCCGTGCGCGAAGTGCTCGCCGCCAAGTACGACATGGGTCTGTTCAAAGACCCGTACCTGCGCATCGGCAAGGCCGAGGATGACCCGGCCGACACCTACGCCGAAAGCCGCCTGCACCGCGCCGAGGCCCGTGATGTCGCGCGCCGCAGCCTGGTGTTGCTGAAGAACCAGGGCGATACCCTGCCCCTGAAGAAAACCGCGAAAATCGCCCTGGTCGGCCCTTTGGCAAAAGCACCGATCGACATGATGGGCAGTTGGGCTGCCGCCGGTAAACCTGCGCAATCGGTCACCCTGTTCGACGGCATGACAAATGCCCTCGGCGCGCAGTCGACGCTGATCTACGCCCGTGGCGCGAACATCACCGACGACAAGAAAATCCTCGATTACCTGAACTTCCTCAACTTCGATGCCCCGGAAGTAGTGGACGATCCGCGCCCGGCCAACGTGTTGATCGACGAAGCGGTAAAAGCCGCCAAGGATGCAGATGTGGTAGTGGCTGCGGTTGGCGAATCCCGTGGCATGTCCCACGAATCGTCGAGCCGCACCGACCTGAACATCCCGGGCAACCAGCGCGAGCTGATCAGGGCGTTGAAAGCCACCGGCAAACCGCTGGTGCTGGTGTTGATGAATGGCCGTCCGCTGTCGATTCTCGAAGAGAAAGAGCAGGCTGACGCGATTCTGGAAACCTGGTTCAGCGGCACCGAAGGCGGTAACGCCATCGCTGACGTGCTGTTCGGCGACTACAACCCGTCGGGCAAGCTGCCGATCACCGTTCCGCGCTCGGTGGGTCAGATTCCGACCTACTACAACCACCTGAGCATTGGCCGGCCGTTCACTCCCGGCAAACCGGGCAACTACACCTCGCAGTATTTCGAAGACACCACCGGGCCACTGTTCCCGTTCGGCTTCGGCCTGAGCTACACCCAGTTCAGCCTGACCGACATGGCATTGTCGTCGACCACGCTGAACAAGACCGGCAAGCTCGACGCCAGCGTCGTGGTGAAGAACACCGGCAAGCGTGACGGCGAAACCGTGGTGCAGTTGTACATCCAGGACGTGACCGGCTCGATGATCCGCCCGGTCAAGGAACTGAAGAACTTCCAGAAAGTGCTGCTCAAGGCCGGCGAACAGAAAGTCGTGCACTTCACCATCACCGAGGATGACCTGAAGTTCTACAACGCCCAGCTCAAGTACGCGGCGGAACCGGGCAAGTTCAACGTGGAGATCGGCCTGGACTCACAGGACGTGACGCAGCAGAGCTTTGAGTTGCTGTAA
- a CDS encoding acyl-CoA dehydrogenase family protein: protein MPWQTLLNRSDRLPADSDLGEGFATLLHRLGTVTPFELAVNGGRLMATPGLAFLVGYQAALRMLWPSAPLSLGALCATEQRSLRVADMQTRLRDLRLSGRKDFVTAGDAADWLLVAARSEEPGSDPRLSLAVVYPGEPGVRLEKLAPLPLMPEISHGRLFLDNALCELLAGDGWDAYVKPFRTLEDIYVLSAMTAWLFGIGQDNDWPHTLQLRLLALLAGCAEVSRQAPNNPAGHVLLGGLFAQFDGLKAEVNQAMTDGPPQWAAMWQRDQAVMDLAAGARGKRLAKALAGSSLG, encoded by the coding sequence ATGCCCTGGCAAACCCTGTTGAACCGCAGCGATCGCCTGCCCGCCGACTCCGACCTTGGCGAAGGCTTCGCGACCTTGTTGCACCGCTTGGGCACGGTCACCCCGTTCGAATTGGCGGTGAACGGCGGACGCCTGATGGCGACTCCGGGGTTGGCGTTTCTGGTGGGGTATCAAGCGGCGCTGCGGATGCTCTGGCCGAGCGCGCCGCTGAGCCTCGGTGCGTTGTGCGCGACCGAGCAACGCAGCTTGCGGGTGGCGGACATGCAGACCCGGCTGCGGGATCTGCGTCTGAGCGGACGCAAGGATTTCGTCACCGCCGGCGATGCCGCCGACTGGCTGCTGGTCGCCGCTCGCAGCGAAGAGCCAGGCAGCGATCCGCGCCTGAGTCTGGCGGTGGTTTACCCCGGCGAACCGGGCGTGCGTCTGGAGAAACTCGCGCCGTTGCCGTTGATGCCCGAGATCAGCCACGGTCGGCTGTTTCTCGATAACGCGCTGTGCGAATTGTTGGCGGGGGACGGCTGGGATGCTTACGTCAAACCGTTCCGCACCCTGGAAGACATTTATGTGCTGAGTGCAATGACCGCGTGGCTGTTCGGCATTGGCCAGGACAACGACTGGCCGCACACCTTGCAACTGCGTTTGCTGGCGCTGCTGGCCGGGTGCGCGGAAGTCAGCCGCCAGGCGCCGAACAATCCGGCCGGGCATGTGTTGCTGGGTGGGTTGTTTGCGCAATTCGACGGGCTCAAGGCTGAAGTGAATCAGGCCATGACCGACGGCCCGCCGCAGTGGGCGGCGATGTGGCAGCGCGATCAGGCCGTGATGGATCTGGCGGCAGGGGCGCGGGGCAAGCGGTTGGCCAAGGCGTTGGCGGGATCTTCGTTAGGGTGA
- the olsB gene encoding L-ornithine N(alpha)-acyltransferase, producing the protein MTQIARISDTGNERRLQAERLVGAEALQEAQALRFNVFSGEFNARLKGVELGLDMDDYDVHCAHIGVRDLNTGRLVATTRLLDHTAASSLGKFYSEEEFSLHGLVHLKGPILEIGRTCVDPAYRNGGTIAVLWGELAEVLNQGGYSYLMGCASIPMQDGGIQAHAIMQRLRERYLCTEHLRAEPKKPLPTLDIPSNVIAEMPPLLKAYMRLGAKICGEPCWDEDFQVADVFILLKRDELCPRYAKHFKAAV; encoded by the coding sequence ATGACTCAGATCGCCCGCATCAGCGACACCGGCAATGAACGCCGCCTGCAAGCCGAACGCCTGGTGGGCGCCGAGGCACTGCAGGAAGCCCAGGCCTTGCGCTTCAACGTGTTCAGCGGCGAATTCAACGCCAGGCTGAAAGGCGTGGAATTGGGTCTGGACATGGATGACTATGATGTTCACTGCGCCCACATCGGCGTACGTGACTTGAACACCGGGCGCCTGGTGGCGACCACTCGTTTGCTCGACCACACGGCCGCCAGCAGCCTGGGCAAGTTCTACAGCGAAGAAGAATTCAGCCTGCATGGCCTGGTTCATCTGAAAGGCCCGATCCTGGAAATCGGTCGCACCTGCGTCGACCCGGCCTACCGCAACGGCGGCACCATCGCCGTGCTCTGGGGTGAACTGGCCGAAGTGCTGAACCAGGGCGGCTACAGCTATCTGATGGGATGCGCGAGCATTCCGATGCAGGACGGCGGCATCCAGGCCCATGCGATCATGCAACGCCTGCGCGAACGCTACCTGTGCACCGAACACCTGCGGGCCGAGCCGAAGAAGCCATTGCCGACGCTGGACATTCCATCGAACGTCATCGCCGAAATGCCGCCGCTGCTCAAGGCCTACATGCGCCTGGGCGCAAAGATCTGCGGCGAGCCGTGCTGGGACGAAGACTTCCAGGTGGCCGACGTGTTCATCCTGCTCAAGCGCGACGAGCTCTGCCCGCGTTACGCCAAGCACTTCAAGGCGGCTGTGTAA
- a CDS encoding serine hydrolase domain-containing protein, producing the protein MFKGLSLIFILLFSFTANAENWPGEQWPTGPTVAGPALQALENYAFPPRNDTTREGIRTDALLVIHDGQLVYERYADPTRADTPHLTWSISKSLMATVLGVAYGEGLFKLQDPAVQFYPALEKHPAMTMADLLHWASGLDWQEDYEYAPLKSSVVAMLYTRGHRDMAAFTADHDAYARPGQAFRYSSGDSNLLSVALKAIVGPARYPDYPWTALFEPLGIRGAVWEADATGTFVASSYAYLTARDLARVGLLMARDGRWRERQLLPKAWVDFSREPFARYRANQDEAVPGGHWWLNRAVDGAAQPWPDAPVDTFAALGHWGQAMYVIPSEKLVIVRYGDDRDGSYRHNELLKLALKAFAMKVQP; encoded by the coding sequence ATGTTCAAAGGCTTGTCGCTGATTTTCATCCTGCTGTTCAGCTTCACGGCCAATGCCGAAAACTGGCCGGGCGAGCAGTGGCCAACCGGCCCGACAGTCGCCGGCCCGGCCCTTCAAGCCTTGGAGAACTACGCTTTCCCACCCCGCAACGACACCACCCGCGAGGGCATCCGCACCGATGCCTTGCTGGTGATCCATGACGGCCAACTCGTCTACGAGCGCTACGCCGACCCGACCCGTGCCGACACCCCGCACCTGACCTGGTCGATCAGCAAAAGCCTGATGGCCACGGTGCTCGGCGTGGCCTATGGCGAAGGTCTGTTCAAATTGCAGGACCCGGCGGTGCAGTTCTATCCAGCGCTGGAAAAACACCCCGCCATGACCATGGCCGACTTGCTGCATTGGGCCTCGGGCCTGGATTGGCAGGAAGACTATGAGTACGCACCGTTGAAGTCCTCGGTGGTAGCGATGCTCTACACCCGAGGTCATCGCGACATGGCTGCGTTTACCGCCGACCATGACGCGTACGCCAGGCCCGGTCAGGCCTTCCGCTACTCCAGCGGCGACAGCAATCTGCTTTCCGTCGCGTTGAAAGCCATTGTTGGCCCGGCCCGATATCCGGATTATCCGTGGACCGCATTGTTCGAACCCTTGGGCATTCGCGGCGCGGTTTGGGAAGCGGATGCCACGGGGACATTTGTCGCTTCGTCCTATGCCTACCTCACCGCCCGGGACCTGGCACGGGTCGGCCTGTTGATGGCGCGCGACGGTCGCTGGCGCGAGCGGCAGCTGCTGCCCAAGGCGTGGGTCGACTTCAGCCGTGAGCCGTTCGCCCGCTACCGAGCCAACCAGGATGAAGCGGTGCCCGGCGGGCATTGGTGGCTCAATCGAGCGGTGGATGGTGCGGCACAACCCTGGCCCGATGCGCCCGTCGACACCTTCGCCGCGCTGGGCCATTGGGGCCAGGCGATGTATGTGATTCCCAGCGAAAAGCTGGTGATCGTCCGCTACGGCGATGATCGCGATGGAAGTTACCGGCATAACGAACTGCTCAAACTCGCGCTCAAGGCGTTTGCCATGAAGGTGCAGCCATGA